The Caloranaerobacter ferrireducens genome has a window encoding:
- the amrA gene encoding AmmeMemoRadiSam system protein A: MGKILGAYVLPHPPIIIPEIGKGQESKAAKTIRSMKQIASDISKKKPDTIIIVTPHGPLFTDAISILYEDKLVGDFRKFGSEEIYFEIVNNKRIVDNIIEKASYKDIVCAKIDKEFASDYDVDYKLDHGALVPLYFIKKEYSDFNLVHITYGLLLPIELYKFGMVLKQVIEESKENIVFIASGDLSHKLTKDAPSGYNARGKDFDEMIVKLLEAGDREGLMKIDFNFAEIAGECGLRSIMIMCGLLDGYKTISEVISYEYPFGVGYCVSYTEIEGTSKDNMLLDKLIKHEKEKMQRIRENEDEYVRLARESLEYFIKNGKVMDMPADINNEMIMNKAGVFVSIKKDGKLRGCIGTIAPTEENIAKEIIRNAIKAGTEDPRFYPVEEDELERLKYSVDIIKEPEEIDTIEKLDIKKYGVIVRKGYKMGVLLPDLEGVDSPEEQVLIALRKAGIRPDEGYILERFEVIRHCG; the protein is encoded by the coding sequence ATGGGAAAAATATTAGGAGCATACGTACTTCCTCATCCGCCAATTATAATACCTGAAATAGGAAAAGGACAGGAAAGTAAAGCTGCAAAAACTATTCGTAGTATGAAGCAGATAGCGTCTGATATCAGTAAAAAAAAGCCTGATACTATAATTATTGTTACTCCACATGGACCTTTATTTACTGATGCAATATCAATTCTTTATGAAGATAAACTTGTAGGAGATTTTAGGAAATTTGGGAGTGAGGAAATATATTTTGAGATAGTTAACAATAAAAGAATTGTGGATAATATTATAGAGAAAGCATCTTATAAAGATATTGTTTGTGCAAAAATTGATAAAGAGTTTGCATCAGACTATGATGTTGACTATAAACTAGATCATGGTGCTTTAGTGCCATTATATTTTATAAAAAAAGAGTACTCTGATTTTAATCTAGTACATATAACTTACGGTTTATTGTTACCTATTGAGTTATATAAATTTGGGATGGTATTAAAACAAGTCATTGAAGAAAGTAAAGAAAATATAGTATTTATAGCTAGTGGTGATTTATCTCATAAATTAACAAAAGATGCTCCTAGTGGTTACAATGCAAGAGGTAAAGATTTCGATGAAATGATAGTAAAGTTATTAGAAGCTGGAGATAGAGAAGGATTAATGAAGATAGATTTTAATTTCGCAGAAATAGCTGGAGAGTGTGGTCTTCGTTCAATTATGATAATGTGTGGTTTATTAGATGGATATAAAACTATATCAGAAGTAATTTCATACGAATATCCTTTTGGTGTTGGTTATTGTGTAAGCTATACAGAGATTGAAGGAACCTCTAAAGATAATATGCTACTTGACAAACTTATTAAGCATGAAAAAGAGAAAATGCAAAGAATAAGAGAAAATGAAGATGAATATGTAAGATTGGCAAGAGAAAGTCTAGAGTATTTTATTAAGAATGGTAAAGTTATGGATATGCCTGCTGATATTAATAATGAAATGATTATGAACAAAGCAGGAGTTTTTGTATCAATAAAAAAAGACGGTAAATTAAGAGGATGTATAGGTACTATAGCTCCAACTGAAGAAAATATAGCAAAAGAGATTATAAGAAATGCAATTAAAGCAGGTACTGAAGATCCACGTTTCTATCCTGTAGAAGAAGATGAACTTGAAAGGTTAAAATATTCTGTTGATATTATTAAGGAGCCAGAAGAAATAGATACAATAGAAAAATTAGATATTAAAAAATACGGTGTTATTGTAAGAAAAGGATATAAGATGGGAGTTCTTCTACCAGATTTAGAAGGTGTGGATAGTCCAGAAGAGCAGGTACTAATAGCCTTAAGAAAAGCAGGCATAAGACCTGATGAAGGATATATTTTAGAACGATTTGAAGTTATAAGGCATTGTGGATAG
- a CDS encoding amidase domain-containing protein, with product MFIIISKKKLYLAILILVIIIVFLIAVKFLFLRHIPIFIDKEITHEIEKIFNLRSQAILKQDESLLSMLYNTSTKYGRWAFEHELKRMKYLHKWADKQGVKFISIKPKTIIRKVREKGQGFYINLMVSTEYKYVYENESNINLFRIGTYHSLDIVKGEEDEWFITREWYTDPFADSLKLDDIKTEEIKTYILSHKPRDLSKISKRRKSAVEYADKYCGAAGSEKTGYRYNSKYINYNSRGGDCANFASQILFEGGKFRKTYTWNYNKGGSKAWVNAHAFKDYMLYSGRASLIAYGSYEKVYKAAYKLLPGDFIAYGRKGKVTHISVVTGADSKGYPLVNCHNTDRYRVPWDLGWSDKGIRFWLVRVHY from the coding sequence ATGTTTATAATCATTTCAAAAAAGAAGTTATATTTAGCTATATTGATATTAGTTATAATAATTGTATTTTTAATAGCGGTTAAATTTTTGTTTTTAAGACATATACCAATATTTATTGATAAAGAGATTACTCATGAAATTGAGAAAATTTTCAACTTAAGAAGTCAAGCTATTTTAAAACAAGATGAAAGTTTGCTGTCGATGCTTTATAATACATCGACAAAATATGGTAGATGGGCTTTTGAACATGAACTTAAAAGAATGAAATATTTACATAAATGGGCTGATAAGCAGGGAGTGAAGTTTATAAGTATAAAGCCAAAAACTATAATTAGAAAAGTGAGAGAAAAGGGACAAGGGTTTTATATTAATTTAATGGTATCTACTGAATATAAATACGTTTATGAAAATGAAAGTAATATAAATTTATTTAGAATAGGGACATATCATTCATTGGATATTGTTAAGGGTGAAGAGGATGAATGGTTTATTACAAGAGAATGGTATACTGATCCATTTGCAGATTCACTAAAATTAGATGATATTAAGACAGAAGAGATAAAAACTTATATATTATCGCATAAACCTAGAGATTTATCTAAAATAAGTAAGCGAAGGAAATCAGCAGTTGAATATGCAGATAAGTACTGTGGAGCAGCTGGATCTGAAAAAACAGGCTATAGATATAACAGCAAATATATAAATTATAATTCTAGAGGAGGCGATTGTGCAAACTTTGCATCTCAAATTTTGTTTGAAGGAGGAAAATTCAGAAAGACTTATACGTGGAATTATAATAAAGGTGGCAGTAAAGCTTGGGTTAACGCACATGCATTTAAAGATTATATGCTGTACAGTGGTAGAGCTTCATTAATAGCTTATGGTAGTTATGAAAAAGTTTATAAAGCTGCTTACAAACTACTTCCTGGTGATTTTATAGCTTATGGTAGAAAAGGAAAGGTAACTCATATCTCTGTTGTTACAGGTGCAGATTCTAAAGGTTATCCACTGGTAAATTGTCATAATACAGATAGATACAGAGTACCATGGGATTTAGGCTGGAGCGACAAAGGTATAAGATTTTGGTTAGTTCGTGTTCATTATTAA
- a CDS encoding amino acid ABC transporter substrate-binding protein, with protein sequence MKKSYALLILALILLSLSFTGCGQKNTEDQSLEEIKKKGYFVVGLDDNFPPMGFRDKSGEIVGFDIDMAKEAAKRMGVEVKFKPVDWDGVILSLKKKDIDLIWNGLTVTDERKKQISFSKVYLSNRQIIIVNNDSAINSKDDLIGKVVGVQLGSSSEQALNSDKTLVETLKNVRKYSNNIEALLDLKAKRIDAVVIDEIVGRYYIAKKQDEYRILEENLGDESYAVGIRKEDVSFREELDRVLDEMKKDGTAAEISKKWFGEDIVIK encoded by the coding sequence ATGAAGAAAAGTTACGCATTACTAATTTTAGCACTTATTTTATTATCTTTATCTTTCACAGGTTGTGGTCAAAAAAATACAGAAGACCAATCATTAGAAGAAATTAAGAAAAAGGGATATTTTGTTGTTGGCCTTGATGATAATTTCCCTCCAATGGGTTTTAGGGACAAGTCAGGTGAAATTGTAGGATTTGATATAGATATGGCGAAGGAAGCAGCAAAAAGAATGGGTGTAGAAGTTAAATTCAAGCCAGTAGATTGGGATGGAGTAATATTAAGTCTTAAAAAGAAAGATATTGATTTAATCTGGAATGGTTTAACAGTAACAGATGAAAGGAAAAAGCAGATTAGCTTTTCAAAGGTTTATCTTTCAAATAGACAGATTATAATTGTTAATAATGATTCAGCTATAAATAGCAAAGATGATTTAATAGGAAAAGTAGTAGGTGTTCAACTTGGAAGCAGTAGCGAGCAAGCTTTAAATTCAGATAAAACTTTAGTTGAAACTTTAAAGAATGTAAGGAAATATTCAAATAATATTGAAGCATTATTAGATTTAAAGGCAAAAAGAATTGATGCAGTTGTTATAGATGAAATAGTTGGAAGATACTATATAGCTAAAAAACAAGATGAATACAGAATACTTGAAGAAAATCTTGGAGATGAATCATATGCAGTTGGAATAAGGAAAGAAGATGTTTCATTCAGAGAAGAATTAGACAGAGTACTTGATGAAATGAAAAAGGACGGAACAGCTGCTGAAATATCTAAGAAATGGTTTGGTGAAGATATAGTTATTAAATAG
- a CDS encoding amino acid ABC transporter permease, with the protein MTYILDVTRFILRGAITTFNLYIVTAMLCVPLGILLAVFKISRYSILSKVIGLYTWIFRGTPLLLQLFFVYYGLPVIGISLMPFTAAALTFVLNYSAYLTEIFRAGIESIDKGQFEAAKSLGMNYRQTMTRIIIPQAVRRVIPPTCNEAINLVKDTALVAAIGMGDLLRAAKEVLTRDFTITPFIIAALLYLGISSVIVAIFRKIEDRYSISD; encoded by the coding sequence ATGACATATATTTTAGATGTTACAAGATTTATACTAAGAGGTGCTATAACAACTTTTAATTTGTATATTGTAACAGCTATGTTGTGTGTGCCTTTAGGGATTTTATTGGCTGTGTTTAAAATATCGAGATATAGTATTTTATCAAAAGTAATAGGTCTATATACATGGATATTTAGAGGTACTCCTTTGCTTTTACAATTATTCTTTGTGTATTATGGGCTGCCTGTAATAGGTATTTCTTTGATGCCTTTTACGGCAGCTGCTCTTACTTTTGTATTAAATTATTCAGCATATTTAACAGAAATATTTAGAGCTGGAATTGAATCAATAGATAAAGGTCAATTTGAAGCAGCTAAATCGCTTGGAATGAATTATAGGCAAACTATGACTAGAATTATAATTCCTCAAGCTGTAAGAAGAGTTATTCCACCAACTTGTAATGAAGCTATAAATCTTGTAAAAGATACTGCACTAGTGGCGGCTATAGGTATGGGTGACTTGTTAAGAGCAGCTAAAGAAGTACTTACGAGGGATTTTACAATAACCCCATTTATTATAGCTGCATTACTTTATTTGGGAATAAGTTCTGTAATTGTAGCCATATTTAGAAAAATTGAAGATAGATATTCTATATCTGATTAG
- a CDS encoding amino acid ABC transporter ATP-binding protein — MIRVVNVNKSFKDLKVLKNISFNVNKGEVISIIGPSGSGKSTLLRCISQLEEIDSGYIEIDGVPITKNGYKKIGMVFQNFNLFPHKTALENIIEAPIIVKKINKDKAIKLGKELLSKVGLLDKQDYYPSQLSGGQKQRVAIARALAMEPEIMLFDEPTSALDPELVGEVLNVIKELAKEHMTMLIVTHEMRFAKEVSDRVIFMDEGEIIEEGDSKKIFENPEHPRIRSFLSRMI; from the coding sequence ATGATAAGAGTAGTTAATGTGAACAAGAGTTTTAAAGACCTTAAAGTATTAAAAAATATATCTTTTAATGTAAATAAAGGAGAAGTAATATCAATAATAGGTCCTTCGGGTTCTGGGAAAAGTACTCTTTTAAGATGTATAAGTCAGCTAGAGGAAATAGATTCTGGATATATAGAAATTGATGGTGTACCAATTACTAAAAATGGATATAAAAAGATAGGTATGGTTTTTCAAAATTTTAATTTATTTCCTCATAAAACTGCACTTGAAAATATTATTGAAGCTCCTATTATAGTAAAAAAAATCAATAAAGATAAAGCAATAAAATTAGGGAAAGAACTGCTTTCAAAAGTAGGTTTACTTGATAAACAAGATTATTATCCGTCTCAGCTTTCAGGTGGACAAAAACAGAGAGTTGCAATTGCTAGGGCATTGGCAATGGAACCTGAAATAATGTTATTTGATGAACCAACTTCGGCTTTAGACCCAGAGCTTGTAGGAGAAGTTCTAAATGTAATTAAGGAACTTGCCAAGGAACATATGACTATGCTTATAGTGACACACGAGATGAGATTTGCAAAAGAAGTTTCAGATAGAGTAATATTTATGGACGAAGGAGAGATCATTGAAGAAGGTGATTCTAAGAAAATATTTGAAAATCCTGAGCATCCTAGAATAAGGTCGTTTTTGAGTAGAATGATATAA
- a CDS encoding pseudouridine-5'-phosphate glycosidase has protein sequence MDRYLEIHPEVEKAIKEGKPVVALESTIISHGMPYPQNVETAKKVEEIVRQNGAIPATIGIIKGKLKVGLNEEEIEYMGKAKNVLKVSRRDIPFIIAKKLDGATTVASTMIISAFAGIRVFVTGGIGGVHRGAQETFDISADLMELAKTNVAVVCAGAKSILDIGLTLEYLETHGVPVVGYKTNEFPAFYTRKSGFKVDYRVDSVGELAKIIKAKWDLNLEGGLVVGNPIPEEYEMDYDIINKAIDDAIIEANEKGIKGKDITPFLLSKIKQITEGKSLESNIQLVYNNAVVGSKLAVELSKLYKG, from the coding sequence ATAGATAGATATTTAGAAATACATCCTGAAGTGGAAAAAGCAATAAAAGAAGGAAAACCTGTTGTTGCATTAGAATCTACTATAATATCTCATGGTATGCCTTATCCTCAGAATGTTGAGACTGCAAAGAAGGTAGAAGAAATAGTAAGGCAAAATGGAGCTATTCCTGCAACTATTGGGATAATAAAAGGGAAATTAAAAGTAGGTTTAAATGAAGAAGAGATTGAATACATGGGGAAAGCAAAAAATGTATTGAAAGTAAGCAGAAGAGATATACCTTTTATAATAGCAAAGAAGCTTGATGGAGCTACAACAGTAGCTTCAACTATGATAATTTCTGCATTTGCAGGTATAAGAGTATTTGTTACAGGAGGAATTGGAGGAGTCCATAGAGGAGCACAGGAAACATTTGATATTTCTGCTGACCTTATGGAGCTTGCGAAGACAAATGTAGCAGTGGTTTGTGCTGGAGCGAAATCTATATTAGATATAGGTTTAACTTTGGAATATTTAGAAACTCATGGAGTGCCTGTAGTAGGATATAAGACAAATGAATTCCCAGCTTTTTATACTAGAAAAAGCGGATTTAAAGTTGACTATAGAGTAGATTCTGTAGGTGAATTAGCAAAAATTATTAAGGCAAAATGGGATTTAAATCTAGAAGGTGGTTTAGTCGTTGGCAACCCAATACCTGAAGAATATGAAATGGATTATGATATAATAAATAAAGCAATAGATGATGCTATTATTGAAGCAAATGAAAAAGGAATAAAGGGAAAGGACATAACACCATTTTTACTATCTAAAATAAAACAGATTACTGAAGGAAAAAGTTTAGAATCTAACATTCAGCTAGTTTATAATAATGCAGTAGTTGGTTCAAAACTTGCTGTTGAGCTAAGCAAATTATACAAGGGATAA
- a CDS encoding mechanosensitive ion channel family protein, with the protein MNYVAVFKEFGMVVLDMPIQKLGIAIFIFLFTIIMRNVFAKYFLRIALKFTSKTKSEIDDDLVKAFSSPLRAFIVILGTYFALKLFPLSFSTEQFISKLFRSSIVIIIAWGFYNLEGTYSILFELMGDKFNLKTSKVLKPFFSKIMRVITIVLTLGIVAEEFDYDVSGFIAGLGIGGLAVAMAAKDFLSNIFGGIVIIMDKPFDIGDWITSSDIEGVVEDISFRSTKIRTFDKAIVTVPNSMLVGQPIINNSRRGIRRITFKLGVTYSTPREKLEKCINRIEEMLKNHPGVDKDTIFVKFDGFNDSSLDILLYFFTNTSEWARYLDIKQDINFKIMKILEEEGVEVAFPSTSIYFENALKTEQLKGEM; encoded by the coding sequence ATGAATTATGTAGCAGTATTTAAAGAATTCGGTATGGTAGTTTTAGACATGCCAATTCAAAAATTAGGAATAGCTATATTTATATTTTTATTTACTATAATAATGAGAAATGTTTTTGCAAAATACTTTTTGAGAATAGCTTTAAAGTTCACAAGTAAGACTAAGTCAGAAATTGATGATGATTTAGTTAAAGCTTTTAGCAGTCCGTTAAGGGCATTTATAGTTATATTAGGTACTTATTTTGCACTTAAGTTATTTCCTTTGAGTTTTTCAACTGAACAGTTTATTTCAAAACTATTCCGTTCTTCAATAGTAATAATTATTGCATGGGGATTTTATAACTTAGAAGGCACATATTCAATACTATTCGAATTAATGGGAGATAAATTCAATTTAAAAACTAGCAAAGTATTAAAACCTTTCTTCTCTAAGATAATGAGAGTGATAACAATAGTGCTTACATTAGGGATAGTAGCTGAAGAATTTGATTATGATGTTAGTGGATTTATAGCTGGTTTAGGTATAGGTGGTTTGGCAGTAGCTATGGCTGCTAAGGATTTTCTGTCAAATATTTTTGGTGGAATTGTTATCATTATGGACAAACCATTTGATATTGGTGATTGGATAACGTCATCAGATATAGAGGGTGTTGTAGAAGATATTAGTTTTAGAAGTACTAAAATTAGAACATTCGATAAAGCAATAGTAACAGTTCCAAATTCAATGCTTGTTGGACAGCCGATAATCAATAATTCAAGAAGAGGTATAAGACGTATTACTTTTAAGCTAGGGGTTACATATAGTACCCCAAGAGAAAAATTAGAAAAATGTATAAATAGAATAGAAGAAATGTTAAAAAACCATCCAGGGGTAGATAAAGACACAATATTTGTTAAATTTGATGGGTTTAATGATAGTAGTTTGGATATTTTACTATACTTCTTTACTAATACATCAGAGTGGGCAAGATATTTAGATATTAAACAGGATATTAACTTTAAGATAATGAAAATATTAGAAGAAGAAGGAGTAGAAGTAGCTTTTCCAAGTACAAGTATATATTTTGAAAATGCTTTAAAAACAGAACAATTAAAGGGGGAAATGTAG
- a CDS encoding endolytic transglycosylase MltG has translation MGVLDKKLVPILLFLAGVMFISAGIIMAAKPNVKYIDYTDEEIKRRARELGMVDIKEIIEKNQSKNEENKDTSNKTKEKEEVKEEKDIVLFEIKKGETSESVVERLFKEGLIADKDEFAKVVFLKKAERRFKYGVFELKKDMDYETIIDILTGIK, from the coding sequence ATGGGTGTTTTAGATAAAAAACTAGTGCCAATATTATTGTTTTTAGCAGGGGTCATGTTTATTTCAGCAGGTATAATTATGGCAGCTAAACCTAATGTAAAATATATAGACTATACTGATGAAGAAATAAAAAGAAGAGCTAGAGAATTAGGTATGGTAGATATAAAAGAAATTATAGAAAAGAATCAGTCTAAAAATGAAGAGAATAAGGATACTTCAAACAAAACGAAAGAGAAAGAAGAAGTTAAAGAGGAAAAAGATATAGTATTATTTGAAATAAAAAAGGGAGAAACTAGTGAAAGTGTAGTAGAAAGATTATTTAAAGAAGGTTTAATAGCAGATAAAGATGAATTTGCTAAAGTTGTATTTTTAAAGAAAGCTGAAAGACGCTTTAAGTATGGAGTATTTGAATTAAAAAAGGACATGGATTATGAAACTATAATAGATATACTTACAGGAATTAAATGA
- a CDS encoding DNA-deoxyinosine glycosylase: MYIHSFGPIVDENCKVLILGSIPGVKSLEKNQYYGHPRNQFWKIIYTMFNEKVEEDYDKRVKFLLTHKIALWDVVKSCYREGSLDSNIKIPEINDFKSLFLRYPNIKFIFFNGSKAEEIFKRKVDKELVKEKQLFRLPSTSPARAISFDEKLKYWMKVKECLEE, encoded by the coding sequence ATGTATATACATTCTTTTGGACCAATAGTTGATGAAAATTGTAAAGTTTTAATATTAGGTTCGATACCAGGAGTGAAATCATTAGAAAAAAATCAGTATTATGGACATCCAAGAAATCAGTTTTGGAAAATAATATATACGATGTTTAATGAAAAAGTAGAAGAAGATTATGATAAAAGAGTAAAGTTTTTATTAACTCATAAAATAGCTTTATGGGATGTAGTTAAGTCTTGTTATAGAGAAGGAAGTTTAGATTCTAATATAAAAATACCAGAAATCAATGATTTTAAGTCACTTTTTTTAAGATATCCTAATATAAAGTTTATATTTTTTAATGGTTCTAAAGCAGAAGAGATTTTTAAAAGAAAAGTTGATAAAGAACTGGTAAAAGAAAAACAATTATTTAGGCTACCATCAACTAGTCCAGCTAGGGCTATTTCTTTTGATGAAAAATTGAAATATTGGATGAAGGTAAAAGAATGTTTAGAAGAATAG
- a CDS encoding YIP1 family protein, producing the protein MFKYLTIPVYNTKKYIEQLINDEYKITYGIVFLLLLGGLYTITVYVGYIRGFGAVVEPFLSIPAEEYYLWETFFTIPIFFLIAIVFAGVSRLLSIMFHGIGSFENNFVIYCIASVLPTLITMWIPETMLIIFFPDMRATPLGGFKIMPSWIDLIRQIIGVIWPMIITIIGINISEKIGWLKSSIVTVVSFIPTAVLMLIFIR; encoded by the coding sequence ATGTTCAAATATTTAACTATTCCAGTATATAACACTAAAAAGTATATTGAGCAATTAATAAATGATGAATATAAAATTACATATGGAATCGTATTCTTGTTGTTATTAGGGGGTTTATACACAATTACTGTATATGTTGGTTATATAAGAGGATTTGGAGCAGTTGTAGAACCATTTCTATCAATTCCTGCTGAAGAGTATTATTTGTGGGAAACTTTTTTTACTATACCTATTTTTTTCTTAATAGCAATTGTTTTTGCTGGCGTGAGTAGGCTGCTTTCTATTATGTTTCACGGAATTGGTTCATTTGAAAACAATTTTGTGATTTACTGCATTGCTTCGGTTTTACCAACATTGATCACAATGTGGATTCCTGAGACTATGCTAATTATATTTTTTCCAGATATGCGAGCAACTCCTTTAGGGGGGTTCAAAATAATGCCATCATGGATTGATTTAATACGCCAAATAATAGGGGTAATATGGCCTATGATAATTACCATAATTGGCATTAATATTTCAGAAAAAATTGGATGGTTAAAGAGTAGTATTGTTACTGTAGTTTCATTTATTCCGACGGCAGTTCTTATGCTTATATTTATAAGGTGA
- a CDS encoding tetratricopeptide repeat protein yields the protein MNLFIKFFNEDDLEKGIVNYRLKPIIEINEGILFINKDGINQCLASFAPKKYGQNNIKELKIKDIDIVNGRIIIKFDIIEELNVTSKEANARAWHIAVREGRIRREELLPLVSIITDDQLDEIIYGKYNLYTRKSRSNIERLEELERKNDWLGIYKLFEPIDQIKNKFNDIWNDPEILNSISFACAKLAQIGDVPRDRVEREKYLKEKAKYRKEAELIRKRCIELNPDNPAYLSNLGYLYYHNVIELTRARGRRDGNVIDEINKAIEYIDKALMIDDTRIKDHYRKGYLLTEKLPKQLLYGVADSDIQQVDKKRDEGIEELKAAVINWERLDTFIPRESFEKSRCRKEYIKSIYHLGKAYYDKFSVKKYWKSVYYSLVTDNSDYLELTFSDYVVDNLKKSQDYFIKCWNVELENDIDIRNVNEINKVSKKWVCNAVDKLYRLGIINLDFYWVIKNNSRYNEVTKLKFLTVAEQYLKSSLSVKWNDYNERKSKDYVAEKLARVYISRGDYNKAVDIIKQYCNKNIKSYIANTLSLALYLMNNYDKVVKYLQEPVRDRHNKNKEQSIILLGYAYMKLNEYDKAIKTFKLLNEEQFVSSTASEISDAAIEECMEKSEIPF from the coding sequence TTGAACTTATTTATTAAATTTTTTAATGAGGATGATTTAGAAAAAGGAATAGTAAATTATAGGTTAAAACCTATAATTGAAATTAACGAAGGTATTCTATTTATTAATAAAGATGGCATAAATCAGTGTTTAGCAAGTTTTGCACCAAAAAAGTATGGACAAAACAATATTAAAGAATTAAAGATAAAAGATATAGATATTGTTAATGGACGCATAATTATAAAATTCGATATTATTGAAGAATTAAATGTTACTTCAAAAGAAGCCAATGCTCGTGCTTGGCACATTGCAGTAAGAGAGGGGCGTATAAGAAGAGAAGAACTTTTACCTTTAGTATCAATTATTACAGATGACCAGTTAGATGAAATCATATATGGAAAATACAATTTATATACAAGAAAATCAAGAAGTAACATAGAGAGGCTTGAGGAGTTAGAACGAAAGAATGATTGGTTAGGTATATATAAACTATTTGAACCTATAGACCAAATAAAAAATAAATTTAATGATATTTGGAATGATCCAGAAATTTTAAATAGTATATCATTTGCATGCGCAAAATTAGCACAGATAGGCGATGTACCTAGAGATAGGGTAGAAAGAGAAAAATATCTTAAAGAAAAAGCTAAGTATAGAAAAGAAGCTGAATTAATCAGAAAAAGATGTATAGAACTTAACCCTGACAATCCAGCTTATCTATCAAATTTAGGATATCTATATTATCACAATGTTATAGAACTAACTCGAGCTAGAGGTCGTAGAGATGGAAATGTAATTGACGAAATAAATAAAGCTATTGAATATATAGATAAAGCATTAATGATAGATGATACGCGAATTAAAGATCATTATAGGAAAGGTTATTTATTAACAGAAAAATTACCTAAGCAATTGCTTTATGGAGTAGCAGATAGTGATATACAACAAGTTGATAAAAAACGTGATGAGGGGATAGAGGAACTTAAAGCAGCTGTTATTAATTGGGAGAGATTAGATACTTTTATTCCTAGAGAATCATTTGAAAAAAGCAGGTGTAGAAAAGAATATATAAAATCAATATATCACTTAGGAAAAGCTTATTATGATAAGTTTAGTGTAAAGAAATATTGGAAAAGTGTTTATTATTCATTAGTTACAGACAATTCAGATTATTTAGAATTAACATTTAGTGATTATGTTGTTGATAATTTAAAAAAATCTCAAGATTATTTTATTAAATGTTGGAATGTAGAATTAGAAAACGATATAGATATTAGAAATGTAAATGAAATTAATAAAGTGAGCAAAAAATGGGTTTGTAACGCTGTTGATAAGCTTTATAGATTAGGAATTATAAATTTAGATTTTTATTGGGTTATTAAAAATAATTCAAGATATAATGAAGTCACAAAATTGAAGTTTTTAACAGTAGCTGAACAATATTTAAAATCTAGTTTATCAGTTAAATGGAATGACTATAATGAGAGAAAATCTAAAGATTATGTAGCAGAAAAACTAGCTAGAGTCTATATTTCTCGTGGAGATTATAATAAAGCAGTAGATATAATCAAGCAGTATTGCAATAAAAATATTAAGTCGTATATAGCCAATACTTTATCTTTAGCATTATATCTTATGAATAATTATGATAAAGTAGTTAAATATTTGCAAGAACCAGTTAGAGATAGACATAACAAAAATAAAGAACAATCAATAATACTGCTAGGATATGCATATATGAAACTTAATGAATACGATAAAGCTATAAAAACATTTAAACTTCTAAATGAAGAACAATTTGTAAGCTCAACAGCTTCAGAAATATCAGATGCTGCAATAGAGGAATGTATGGAGAAAAGTGAAATTCCGTTCTAA